The Desulfatibacillum aliphaticivorans DSM 15576 DNA window AAATTTGCAATTGCTTGATCTTCGAATTTCCAAATTCTTATGAAGGATATCAAAAACGCAGTGAGGTTTTTCGTCAGATGGGAGACTATCAAAGTGCTTTCAGGGATTTAGAGACAGTTATTGAATATCTACCTGATGAACCAGCGCCATATTTTAGACGAGGAAGATGGAAATTGGATCTTGGCCAATACAATGAGGCGATAAGAGATTTTACAACAGTTATAGACTTTGGGTCTGACTACTTTTTTGAAGCAGCATATTTTTTTAGAGCGCTCTCAAATTATTATTGCCGGAAATTTGAGCAGGCGCTTAGTGACTGTGAATATGTATCAAAAGACTATCACTTAGGCCCAAAATACTTATCCAAGGAAGAACTCATTCATCAAATTGCTAAAGCTCGAAGTAAAATTAACTTTTAGGTTGAAAATTGAGCTAAAAGGCATCGGTAGATTCCCTGTTTCAGCGCATT harbors:
- a CDS encoding tetratricopeptide repeat protein, with product MMSGKLLSRIDQASLKARQGDLYEALEICNCLIFEFPNSYEGYQKRSEVFRQMGDYQSAFRDLETVIEYLPDEPAPYFRRGRWKLDLGQYNEAIRDFTTVIDFGSDYFFEAAYFFRALSNYYCRKFEQALSDCEYVSKDYHLGPKYLSKEELIHQIAKARSKINF